ACGACACTTATATGCGCGCGCTGCCGCGCGATCCGGAGTGGATTTTCGTGTACTGGGAAATAAGCGAAGCCGCGCGCGGCGAGCTCAAGAAAAAAATGGGCGAGGAGGCCTATCATTCATCCAAGAAGCTGCTGCGCCTCTCCGACGTGACCGGCAGAACCTACGACGGCTCCAATGCGCACGGCTACACCGACGTCGAGATCAACGATTACGCGAACAACTGGTACATCAGGGTTCCCGCGCCGGGCCGTACCTACCTTGTCGAATGCGGGTTCCTCACCGCTGAAGGAAGGTTTTTTCTCGCCGTGCGGTCGAACACGGTCAACGTTCCGCCGTTCGGCCTGAGCGCGAACAGGGAAGACGAGCTGGCCGGCACCGACGAGCTTTTGCGCATGTCAAGCACAGGCCTCAAACGCGGCCTCGGCTCGAGCGGGCAGCGTTTCGGCGCGCTCGCGGAGCGCGGGGAGATCAACCTCGGGCTTTCGAGCGGGTCGGGGTCGGGCATGTTCGGCGCGCCGAGCAGCAAATAAAGTGTATTGTCCGGTGATTGCTCGCGTGATCATCTGATTGCGTAGGTCAATGTTCTCCTTTCCCAAATACCGCCGTTCCCGCCATGCCATGAAGCGGCTTTACAACCGCATATTCCGGTTCTACGGCAGCATCGAGAAAAGCCTCGGCCCGAAAATCGACGAGATCGTACGGCAAAAAATCGCAACACTTCCGAACGTCTCCTCGTGCACCGCGCTTGAATACGCCTGCGGCTCGGGCCTGCTGTCGCTCAAGCTGGCGCCGCTGTTCAAATCGGTCACCTGCCGCGACGCATCAACCGGCATGCTGAGCCGGGCAAGAGAACGCGCCCGTCGCGCGGGAATGAACATTGATTTCAGGGAAGGCGATCTTCTTGCCATTGACGAGCCGGCAAAGTCGTACGATTACGCATTTGTCCAGTTTGCGCTCCACTTGTTTCCGCCGGAAACGGAGAAAAAAATCCTGAAAAAACTCTGCACCGTGGCCCGAAACGCGGTTTTTATCGTTGATCATAACAGGAAATGGAGCCTCGCCGCGGCAGTCGTGGAATGGATGGAAGGCGGCTATTACGACACCTTCATCAAGCAGGATTTTTCATTGATCGCACAGGAAATCGGGTGCGCGAAGTTTGAGGAGACGGAGATAGAAGAGTGCATGGTGCTGACGTTTTATTTATTGTGAAAAGCCTTCTGACATCGCCGTCGAGTTCCTTATTATTCTTCAAGTTTAAAATTAATTTCGAATTGTTTTTTCATCTTTACCGGCACTCCTTTGAACGTCGCCGGCTTGTATTTCCACCGTGCAACGGACTTGACGACTTCCTCGGACAGCAGTTCGTGCGGTGAAGAGGTGATCTTCACCTGGAGGATTGTTCCGTCTTTGTCAATCACCGCCCATCCCTTCACCACGCCGGAAATTCCTTCTTCACGAACGAATTCGGGATAAAACGGATCCTGGTGTTTAATCAATTGCGGAATTCCGTCAACCGTGCCTTCCTCGTATATCTTGTCGGGAGCAGCGGCCGCGTCTGCGACCGGCCCAGGCGGTCCGGAGGCTGCCTGCGGCGCAGGCGGCGTCTCTGCCGGTGCCGGCGCAGCGGTCTTGTTCTCGGACGGAACAGGGTTCTGCTCTTTTACAGGCGCAGGCTGGGGCTTGACTTCGGCGGGCGCCGGCGCCTTGGGTCTGGCCGTTTTAAGCTTCGGCAGCGAGGCTTTCGCAGGCTCTGCGGCTTCCTCGAAGACCTGGGAAAGTTTTATAAGATCAAACGTGTGCGGCCGGTCGAATTCCTTGGATTTGTAAATCGCTTTTGACAATATGACAATGGCGGTAAGAAAAAGAACATGACAGAGCAGGGAAATGAGAATGTTCGGCGTGATCGATTCGCGGAGTATCCCGTTTCCCGCCGTTTTGGAAAAGTCATTGTTCATCGCAAGAAAAATACGAGGCGTGGGGAAGGGATACAAGCTATTTGCGTCCGCATGAGTGCGGGATTTTAGTATTTTTAGCGACGGACGGAAAAAATTTATGCCGGATAATTCACTATCATCTCCAATTATGACTAATCCCGTTACGCTCCCGGCCTTCGAACAGTACCTTGCCCTTCTCCCGCCGGAAGTGTTTTTCAGATACGCGCTTTCGGAGTCAGACGGTAAGAGGAAAATCCTTTCATCATCTCTCATCAAGGATGCCGCGAAGCACTTATCTTCGGAAAAATCGCTCGCGACACGATTTGAGCGCCTGTCGCATGAATCAAAAGTAATGTGCAGTCTTGCCTATCTGTTCGGGAAACGGGGAGTTCCGGCTCCAGCGGTGCATAATTTTGACGACGAGCTCCT
The Chitinivibrionales bacterium genome window above contains:
- a CDS encoding DUF4912 domain-containing protein, with product MAAKTGKKVKGKSVSKAVKAFLKRKPAPAEKKPAAKIMPVTKKATAVKKTEPPRLTGGHAVSPVKVAMPEKPRSVAAQPRAAAPQQPDTGYISQMSNAAGPKYFFHSDVPDEYNDTYMRALPRDPEWIFVYWEISEAARGELKKKMGEEAYHSSKKLLRLSDVTGRTYDGSNAHGYTDVEINDYANNWYIRVPAPGRTYLVECGFLTAEGRFFLAVRSNTVNVPPFGLSANREDELAGTDELLRMSSTGLKRGLGSSGQRFGALAERGEINLGLSSGSGSGMFGAPSSK
- a CDS encoding class I SAM-dependent methyltransferase; translation: MFSFPKYRRSRHAMKRLYNRIFRFYGSIEKSLGPKIDEIVRQKIATLPNVSSCTALEYACGSGLLSLKLAPLFKSVTCRDASTGMLSRARERARRAGMNIDFREGDLLAIDEPAKSYDYAFVQFALHLFPPETEKKILKKLCTVARNAVFIVDHNRKWSLAAAVVEWMEGGYYDTFIKQDFSLIAQEIGCAKFEETEIEECMVLTFYLL
- a CDS encoding TonB family protein; the encoded protein is MYPFPTPRIFLAMNNDFSKTAGNGILRESITPNILISLLCHVLFLTAIVILSKAIYKSKEFDRPHTFDLIKLSQVFEEAAEPAKASLPKLKTARPKAPAPAEVKPQPAPVKEQNPVPSENKTAAPAPAETPPAPQAASGPPGPVADAAAAPDKIYEEGTVDGIPQLIKHQDPFYPEFVREEGISGVVKGWAVIDKDGTILQVKITSSPHELLSEEVVKSVARWKYKPATFKGVPVKMKKQFEINFKLEE